DNA sequence from the Pseudoalteromonas galatheae genome:
AACCACACTTCTAGACTTAGAACAGCAAGTGATCGAAGCGGAGCGTCCGTATAACGCAGCAATCAAATCGCAAGACGCCAAATACTATGATCTTGAAAAATTACTCACTTGTTCGAATACGTTAGTGGTTGTTGGAGTAGTGTCAGAGCAAATAGTGGCGACAGGGTATGTGCAGATCAGAGCATCGAAACAGCAGCTACAACATTCGCAGCATGGTTATCTTGGTTTTATGTATGTAACACCTGAGCATCGTGGTAAAGGTTTGAATCAAGAGATCATGGAGCACTTAATCGCTTGGTGTAAAACCCAAAACGTCAACGATTTTTACCTTGATGTATACAGTAGTAACGCCGCAGCAATTCGCGCGTATGAAAAAGCGGGATTTACACCTTGCCTGCTGGAAATGAAGCTACACCTCTAGATTAACCAAAAATCACAGCCAACCTTTGTGTTTAAAGAATAGGTAAGGCGCAAAACCAGACAGTAGCATAATAGCAATGGCAAAAGGGTAGCCCCATGCCCAGTTTAGCTCTGGCATATTATTAAAATTCATTCCATACACACTGGCAACCACAGTGGGTGGCAAAAATACGACAGAGGCAATGGAGAAGGTTTTAATAATTTGGTTTTGTTCGATATTGATAAAACCCTGCGTAGAATCCATCAAAAAATTCACTTTATCGAAGAGAAAGGCGCAGTGCGACATTAAGGTTTCGATATCTCGTGTGACTTCCCGTAGCGTTTCTCGCTCCTCAGATTGCACCCCCACATGACGCATTAAAAACGAGATATTGCGCTGCGTATCCATCAAACATAAGCGCACTTTACCATTGGCATCTTCTAGCCTTGAAATACGACTAACGGCTTCTTCTAGATCTGAGTCTTCTTCCTCAAGTACATAGGCACTGAGCTTTTCAAGCTGGTGGTGCATATCCTCAAGCATATCCGCGTGGTTTTCGACTTTTTGATCGAACAAAGTCACTAACAGCTGTTTTGGGTTATCGCACGCCACTTGCCCTTTACGCGCACGTAGTCGCAGCAATCTAAAATCCGCAAGCTCGTCATCACGAATGGTTAATAAGCAGTTCTTTTGTAATAAGCAGGCCACGGTCACCGTATTAAAACGCCCATCATTGGGAGACATAAACAAAGCGTGTACATGCAGACCTTCGCTGTCGATAAAACAGCGCGAAGAGGCTTCAATTTCCTCTACGTCATCCGCACCAGGAAGGGTAATATTTAGCGTGTTTGCAAGGGCAACTCGCTCCTCCTCAGTGGGATTAATAGTATCTATCCAATGGGCGTTTTTGATCGCTATTTCAATCGGGGTGTCGGCGCTTGGTTCCATTTCGGAAATTACACCGTGTTCAATCGAAAAAAACCTCAGCATCTCATTACTCTACACGACGACTCTTTGGCAAAGTATAAGAGTGAATGTATTAATCAACAATGACAATCCAAAGGTTATCTGCAGATTATTCAGCTTGATAGGTGTAGATATTACGTGCCGCAACCGAGTTATTCATGATTGTTGTGTAATTAGCAATCAATTTAAAGCCATGGCGCTGAAATAGATGATTCACCGCTAAGGCATCTACTCGACAACGAGTGTGGATAGGTTGGCGAGTAGCGGCTAAGGTGTCTTGCAGTAATTGCTTGCCAATTCCTTTGCCGCGAATATTTGCATCAACCATAAAGTTCGAAATATAGAGGCCTGACGTAAGATCAAAGCGCGCCTTATCTTTAAAATGCGCGATTGGCACTAGCGACAAACTACCAATAAGTTGCTGTGTTGAATCATCAAAAATAACGCGTACTTCGCCTTCTTCGATTTCCTTTTCCATAAGCAAGCGAATGGCTGCTTGGTCTATTTCTTCATTACGTGGCGGCGCTGAAAAAGTCGCGATGTATAGCTCAGTAAGCTGCTCAACAATATCGCGGTTTGGGGTAGAGATTATTTCAATCATGCAGATGCGCTCCGTGTTTTTGGATCAGCTTGATAACTTTCAAGTAAGTGCTCAATATTACGTTTAAACAACTCGCTGGCATGTTCTGTTAGTACCGTATTTTTCGCTATCGCATGGCCTAGATACAAGTTGTATAGCTCGTACGCCGCGCACTGCGCATCAAGCTCAGGATGAAAAATACCGCTTTCTATCCCTTGCACAATTTTATGCTTAATATAGCTAAATAATCGGTTATGTTGCTCGGTAACTTTGGTATGAATCGGGCTGTCTGTATGGCAATTAAACTCAACCAACGCTTTGATAAACGGGCAAGTTGAATGTGGCTCATTAAATAGTTCACGAGTCCAGTCGGCCCAAATAGAAAAGAGCATCTTGAGTTGTACAAGGGGATCTTGGTGTCGTGCCGGTGCGACGACATGCAGCATAAATTGATCTTCACAGTAATCGAGGATCGCCAACTGCATATCTTCTTTACTGTCAAAATGCGAGATAAGCCCGCTGCGAGACAAGCCACAAAGCTTTGCCATAGAACCAATAGTGACTTCTATCAAGCCATATTGGCTACTAAAGCGCATACCTTGCTCTAAAATGGTTTGTCTCGTTCTCTCGCCTTTATTCATCACTTATGCAGTTATTCTTTGAGTAATACGTTGAATAACGCCAGTATCGCCTAAAATGCGGCGATGTCCAAGGCCTGAGGTTTGGATTAAACGTTCAGGAGCGGCTGCGATAAGCGACTCTACGTGTTCAAATGGCGCAAATCGGTCCTCGGTATCGTGAATAAATGTCGGCTTAAACTTAAGTACACCGTCGTGGAATTTATCTCGGATCAAATGCCAATGCGTGCCATACCTTGTGGTGATAGCGCCTAACACTTGGTGCAGCATTTTTTCAGAAATGCCCGCTCGCGCGACGCGCTCAAACATCAGCTCAAAAAACTGCACGGGAGTTGCAACATTAATAACCACGCGATTTTCTAGGCGATAATCTGGTAAGTTCATCAGCGCCACAGCGCCCATAGAATGGCCCACCAAAGCCACGATATCATGGCGATCGGCTTCTAGCTTTTCAATTAGAGTATCCAGTGCCTCAACAAAAGCCAGCAAATGGGCTTGCTTACCATGAGATTGCCCATGACCAACA
Encoded proteins:
- the corA gene encoding magnesium/cobalt transporter CorA; protein product: MLRFFSIEHGVISEMEPSADTPIEIAIKNAHWIDTINPTEEERVALANTLNITLPGADDVEEIEASSRCFIDSEGLHVHALFMSPNDGRFNTVTVACLLQKNCLLTIRDDELADFRLLRLRARKGQVACDNPKQLLVTLFDQKVENHADMLEDMHHQLEKLSAYVLEEEDSDLEEAVSRISRLEDANGKVRLCLMDTQRNISFLMRHVGVQSEERETLREVTRDIETLMSHCAFLFDKVNFLMDSTQGFINIEQNQIIKTFSIASVVFLPPTVVASVYGMNFNNMPELNWAWGYPFAIAIMLLSGFAPYLFFKHKGWL
- a CDS encoding alpha/beta fold hydrolase; translation: MKFSYFNDKDGSLITKISRGITGLMCTLAPPITSRLGQVLLMSPHGKRQYQFKNKKPNGEFNILTSLGRVHVNVFGLGPKTVVLSHGWADNSSCFDTLIPELVAAGFCVVAVDHVGHGQSHGKQAHLLAFVEALDTLIEKLEADRHDIVALVGHSMGAVALMNLPDYRLENRVVINVATPVQFFELMFERVARAGISEKMLHQVLGAITTRYGTHWHLIRDKFHDGVLKFKPTFIHDTEDRFAPFEHVESLIAAAPERLIQTSGLGHRRILGDTGVIQRITQRITA
- a CDS encoding TetR/AcrR family transcriptional regulator, producing the protein MNKGERTRQTILEQGMRFSSQYGLIEVTIGSMAKLCGLSRSGLISHFDSKEDMQLAILDYCEDQFMLHVVAPARHQDPLVQLKMLFSIWADWTRELFNEPHSTCPFIKALVEFNCHTDSPIHTKVTEQHNRLFSYIKHKIVQGIESGIFHPELDAQCAAYELYNLYLGHAIAKNTVLTEHASELFKRNIEHLLESYQADPKTRSASA
- a CDS encoding GNAT family N-acetyltransferase, with translation MIEIISTPNRDIVEQLTELYIATFSAPPRNEEIDQAAIRLLMEKEIEEGEVRVIFDDSTQQLIGSLSLVPIAHFKDKARFDLTSGLYISNFMVDANIRGKGIGKQLLQDTLAATRQPIHTRCRVDALAVNHLFQRHGFKLIANYTTIMNNSVAARNIYTYQAE
- a CDS encoding GNAT family N-acetyltransferase, which produces MKIRAATINDLTTLLDLEQQVIEAERPYNAAIKSQDAKYYDLEKLLTCSNTLVVVGVVSEQIVATGYVQIRASKQQLQHSQHGYLGFMYVTPEHRGKGLNQEIMEHLIAWCKTQNVNDFYLDVYSSNAAAIRAYEKAGFTPCLLEMKLHL